The Ptychodera flava strain L36383 chromosome 3, AS_Pfla_20210202, whole genome shotgun sequence region gaaaagaagatttttaaagattaaatttgtatttttaaaaatatggcaACCAAGGTTACTTGACCGTAAGCAAATTTTACTtgccaatatttaaaaaaatctaaGATCATGCTTGCTActcaccaaatttcaaatcgacaaGACCCATAGGTCATCAGAAAGAGCCATTTCAAAGTTTTAagacaatccaatatggccgccaggtcacgtgagaAATCGAAATTTGTAGGGTTAGGTGCACAAGTACTCGTATATGTCTATTAACTCtgtaagtttgagaagtttacgTCAAAATGCTGgaagaaatgaaaatgaaggaGCATATTGATCGCCTACAAAAAAATAGGGGCCCAACCcataggcttgggcccctaaaaacTATTTCAACGCCTTGTCAACTGGTGCGTAGTTTGTTATCCAACTGCAGACTTATATGTATTCTAGATTTCAGGTATGCAGCAGCATTCATCGTCAAACCGGTTTATACTCTAGTACTACCTGGAACTACTACGCAATTAAACTGCACCTATAACGTCGCCCCTGTCTTTAAAGCATGGTATCGTGGAAACAGCTTGGTGGCACACGGCAAAGATATACAAGCTCCATTTACAGAACGCTTTGAAGTCGTCGGCGAAGGAGATGTGTATAATCTTCGAATCCTCAATACGGCTCTAAACGATGAAGGTGAATACGACTGTACGGATGTAGGAAACCGTACAAGGAAAGCAGCGACTTTTCTTTATGTCATAGGTAAATGCATTACAGTTTAAATCATGCACACTAACTTTCTCGTCCGCTATTCATGGGTAGAGACGGATACAGAGACGTTATAAAAATAATCAACTCTCAAAAAACTGAACACATTGTAGCGACCATGATATTGGAAGGAGAAATCATGAGAAAGATTAATGATGGAACTCCCCAAAAATCACATCGCTTTGAGGTGTATGTAGTGTATGTACAAGATACATTGTTGGAAGAGCAGACTCTTGGAATATATAATGTATCTGATGTATTTGAATAATGGATCTTTCAATTGTAAGGCTGTTCAAAGCGAAATGTCAGTTAAGAAGAcgttaagagagagagagagagagagagagagagagagagagagagagagagagagagagagagagagagagagagagagagagagagagagagagagaagagagagagagagagagagagagagggagggagggagggagggagggagggagggagggagggagggagggagggagagagattGCTTATTGACTCGGGATTATTCAAACATCCAGAGAAAAATGGACATACAGTTATTGACATGTATACCTAGAAAGGTGGCCATGACAATATCAGGCAGGCAGGTTGCCAGATGGATAGGCAGACAAAAATAGTGCGTTGTCACTGAGACAAAGTAATGATACATTCATAAAGTGATACGACGAAGTGTAACTGGTGAATCATTCAATAGTTTGAATCTTCTAGGTTTTTTGTGTGCACGGTCATATAGgatatttaaattatttcctAGAGATTGAGGTTTTTTCAAACTGACCTTTGCAAATAACTACGCCTGTAAGTGACCAGAAAATGGCATTTCTAGTGAGTTTTTATTGAACCCCCGTCGACGTCTGTTTTTAACTAAACACCTTCTCTGATTATACTTCTTCCaataaacgaaaaacaatacAACTAAAAAGATATTTCTTTAATTCCCATTTTGTGCGTTAAGTACACGGACATACACTTTAAATAAAGCAACAGCTTTGCATTGAAAGCATTTGTATATTTCTGAGCAGTTTTGTTAGATGTAATTGCTTTAAAGAAACAATATACACGATAGCATCTCTATTCAAAATGTCATTCTATCATGTACGTTTACAACTGTAAACATGGATTCACAGTCGCAGCTTATTCTTATTCTAAGTTCCAACTACCTATTTCATCTCTACAGAATATTTCAATGCCCATTATATACCGTTGAATTGACATTATCATTGCCGAAAAATTAGCATGATTTCCAATATTTCAGAACATGATCCAGAGTGTACAGTTCAGCCAAATAAAACAGTAAAAGACGGAGAAGATGTTGTTTTGACATGTACCATCAATTTAGATACAAATGCTCCAGGAGATTTGGTCTGGTTAAAAAACGGAAAAGAGGTTTCACGCAAGGAAGGACAAAACAACACATGGGAGACTCAGCTGAACAGATCAGACGACAACGCTATCTTCGACTGTCAGCTACAGCACTACACACTGCCTCCAGGGTCAGAAATATCATGTGGAGATAAAATTCAAGCAGATGTccaatgtaaattattttactCGAATGTTATGTTGTTTCCGTcgttatgtatttttttatctATAAAAATTATGTATTGCACATTTCGCAATTCAAATATGATAACTGTTTCTGAAACTTAAATATATAAGGCTTTATATCCAGACTATCATAAATTGTATCGGCACGGGCGAAATGACTGCTTTACTAGATTAAACGCTTTCAATGCGTTTCTATCAGAACTTTTTGTTAGTGGCAACTTGACTTAAATCATATGTAGAGATGGCGACTCTTCCCTCTTTGTCTACTCTTTCTCGTTCTTGTGAGCTGCTATAAGCCTCGATACATTCGTTTCAGTCTTGTAGAAGATCGCTATGAAATCCCAAGCTTCGTAGGAGCCAATTAGGTTGCGTTTTTAAAATACGGTGTTGCAATGCATATTAAGTGGCAGTTGTAAACCTCTTGCCGATCGGTCGCCTGTTCTGGCTGATGAGAGAGATTTTAGCGGGATTTTCTGCAGCAGTGTTTCAATTGCAGTGGGGCGATTATCAGCTAATGAGAACAACAAAGAACAAGCAAAGGTGAAACCGTCGCCGTAGTAGAGTACATGGAAATAATAGGACACTCTTTTGTCCTGCCGATTTCCATTTTGATAAACAGTGAAACGACCTCCCTTTGACtcagctgtcaatcattttgaaCGATGATCTTTAAAATTCGCTTACTATTATGCTTTtacaaaattcaacatttttgtttcttaTACAATTTCCCAGTTCTACCTTGAGTTACTAAAAGATCAATCCAATAATGCATTTGTGGCTCTTTTCAGATTTATCAGTGTTCAATATGGCTGTAACACCAAGCACTACAGTAAAAGAGAGAGAACGCTTCACCATTGACTATACAGCACAGGATGGAAACCCTGGTCCTTCCAACATGACACTGTCACGTGAGGAAGAAATTGTAATTTCCAATGATGGATTGGATATACGCTACACCATATCGAGAATTT contains the following coding sequences:
- the LOC139128741 gene encoding cell adhesion molecule 2-like, whose amino-acid sequence is MISNISEHDPECTVQPNKTVKDGEDVVLTCTINLDTNAPGDLVWLKNGKEVSRKEGQNNTWETQLNRSDDNAIFDCQLQHYTLPPGSEISCGDKIQADVQYLSVFNMAVTPSTTVKERERFTIDYTAQDGNPGPSNMTLSREEEIVISNDGLDIRYTISRISKLESGVYKCEANTEFYDGSYEYWSREKRIVVHSEYIFSSGQSLRYH